AATTCAGATTTCGAAGCAGCCGAATTTTGTTGGACAAATGTGCTTAGTGTCTTTGTCAAGTCGGACACTGATGCTTCCAGCGCATCTGGTGTGTTGCTTCCTCTCTTTGAAGCCTGAAATGTATGTTAATAAATTAGTAACAATAATTAATAAGTTAAAGGAAAAATgtattacatatttatatattgcCGAACTTGACTCCCCTTCACTTAAAGACTTTGTTTCCTCCTCTGTGCCACCCATAATTATAGTGGACCGAGGAAACTTGGACGAGGTTGGCGTGAGGAATGCCAAAGCGTCATTCAGTTCAGAGCACCCGGTTTCACCAAAGAACATTTCGTCGCCACTGTCTCCCGATTTTCCACaaacttttttgtgtttgtggCGTAGGCTGTCTCGGATGCTTTTGTAAATGGCTCGGCAGTCATCAACTgaaaaatttatacaaacattATTATACTAATCAGGAAATAATGTGGGTATATTTACCACTTCTGTCCATTTTCTTGGCCACACGCATCCAAGCAGCGCTGACAGCATTTTTGTTCGCGTGCAACTTGTTCTTTAAATTGTGGATCACATCCTCGTCTTTGATGAAACCGGAGAGCTTGATTTTGTCCTCATCTGATGTCGGCTTTCTCTTATTTCTCTTTTTTGATGTGTTATACATGTTTTATGTTGCTGTTTTTGAGAGGCCAACATCGTCAACTTCATCTTTTGAATCTTCAAATAGGTATTGTATTTCATATGAcaccattttaacttttttttttcagaaaaacgcGCAAGCAgccacaaactttaaaatgccgaaaccaaatgtcaaagcttcaccaacagttcccgtacattttgcacgtgaattgcccgtgaacgaaaactctccactttgttctccactcagcttcacgagcaagttcacgggtgaaccaaaaactgaaatttgtatgggttcacgagatggttcacaagtatgtactatgCTTAATGATGGGGTAATTTAGGGCTAATTTTAGTAAAGTGCTCTTATCTCGatttgaaactcaaaataaaattacaaaaaatacaaaaacttccaTTTCATTAAAGATAagacaattttcaaacaaaaatagcaGTTTCGTGTTTTATTCCCACTGGTTTGTGATTTACAAAGAAGAAATCAGTTTGTGATGAAGTCACTCCCAGTAAACTGAACTTCACTTCACAGGCTTAACTCATTTATATTTACGAgtactcttattttattttggagatttgtAACAACCaattatattcaaacaaaactgTTCAACCAATCAGatcaagaatttcttttttgaaatcaaagtaaccTTAAtcggaatttaaaatttaaaaaatcaaatttcaatttacgcagggatttttgaactaaaatagCATAAAATGAGCCTTAAATTACCCcatcattaaatttttgtatttttgtttggtttagaaagtctccaaaaattacaattttgggACTTGATTAAGGGGGTAAGGGCTGGAGATACCGAATCGGGTTTCACTAACACAGGAGCCCAAAAAGAGCTCTAAATTCcctcatcatcagttttttgaaactataaatttaaaggtgtggtgtttccagcttgacgtcaagctgagAAGACCACATGTTTGAAggggaagggatttttgaattaagtcgcaattaaagcactaaattagcacaaaaagagccctaaatcaccccatcattagaacttcgaaattcgattgtggtgtttccagctttacgaACCTTTGTGCattgttcttttgatttattcgATTGGATATcggaaacgagtttagacgcagcacgaattgtgtcatgacccgccttgaacccaaactgattatccggaattattttgatgTCCGCAGCCCACCttgtcagagccctattgatgatcttttcgaaaactttgctgatactcggaagaagacttatcgaccgaagatttgacgggttggagttgtcatTTCCCCTTTTCGGGAGaagatgaaccacagcagtcctCTAATGCACTgtattattcagtgcattattgaatataaatgtcaattgcctctaTCGGTGAATGACTTGAAACTGTGGTTCTCAGCCattgtgttattttattttgaaggtaaaagtgattgagAAGAggtctgttttccaggtcgtggctGGGGCGAATACTTTGATAGCAAGAAAATTCCATCTTGTACAGTGTCAGTAATGTCATATTTATGACGATCGCTCCTGAAGATTTGATAAGGAGAATGAAAAAGCTCCAAGTCAAGAACTGAAGTATTCAGACACGTTTCTGTTACAGTATTGACATCGTGTGATgcattgtttatatttttatagaccATGTTTGTCTTTGGCCTGAGTCCATTTATATTTTGGTAgtaaattcgaatttatttAAGTTGCTT
This window of the Eupeodes corollae chromosome 3, idEupCoro1.1, whole genome shotgun sequence genome carries:
- the LOC129950384 gene encoding uncharacterized protein LOC129950384, encoding MYNTSKKRNKRKPTSDEDKIKLSGFIKDEDVIHNLKNKLHANKNAVSAAWMRVAKKMDRSVDDCRAIYKSIRDSLRHKHKKVCGKSGDSGDEMFFGETGCSELNDALAFLTPTSSKFPRSTIIMGGTEEETKSLSEGESSSAIYKYASKRGSNTPDALEASVSDLTKTLSTFVQQNSAASKSELKFEYIWKNLDVLFQKLSEDDVVDLNQQFITMTCEKIKSVSLE